From Micromonospora echinospora, one genomic window encodes:
- a CDS encoding Rieske 2Fe-2S domain-containing protein, whose protein sequence is MRVTGTGHASMRIDTAAGSILCDPWVNPAYFASWFPFPDNSQLDWETLGQVDYLYVSHLHRDHFDAAHLKRFVSKKATVLLPAFPTSEMEDELRELGFTSFLRTRNEEVHELDGGLKIMIQSLTSPTDGPIGDSSLWVEYDGVRLLNQNDARPTDLSLFTELGHVHAHMLQFSGAIWYPMVYELPQAAKTAFGKQKRDRQFDRTWRYIDDLKADHVFPIAGPPCFLDDELWQFNDIHGDEGNIFPDQSVFLSEYAKVGGTNGVVLLPGSVAEVTTESCETTHPVPVDEFFANKVAHLEEMRERKRPVIEAEKASWRHPEIDVLKEMKRRVEPLLEESVYLAKGVGGPVRFDLVGYDGESVESIVVDFPGKEVRPYADEKVRYRFRTERALIEHLLHIGEVDWVNSLFLSCRFSAARIGQYNEFVYSFFKCLSRERQQYAEGWYDEHERTSDAEDVTLGDWVVQRRCPHLKADLTRFGVVEGDQLTCQLHGWKFDLASGRCLTSVGHKIRAHRADAPATPA, encoded by the coding sequence GTGCGAGTGACCGGTACGGGGCATGCCAGCATGCGAATCGACACGGCTGCGGGCAGCATCCTCTGCGACCCCTGGGTCAATCCGGCGTACTTCGCCTCCTGGTTCCCGTTCCCGGACAATTCCCAGCTCGACTGGGAGACCCTCGGCCAGGTCGACTACCTCTACGTCTCGCACCTGCACCGGGACCACTTCGACGCCGCGCACCTGAAGCGGTTCGTGTCGAAGAAGGCGACCGTGCTGCTGCCCGCGTTCCCCACCTCCGAGATGGAGGACGAGCTGCGTGAGCTGGGCTTCACCAGCTTCCTGCGGACCCGTAACGAGGAGGTGCACGAACTCGACGGCGGGCTGAAGATCATGATCCAGTCGCTGACCAGCCCGACCGACGGGCCGATCGGTGACTCCTCGCTCTGGGTCGAGTACGACGGCGTCCGCCTGCTCAACCAGAACGACGCCCGCCCCACCGACCTGAGCCTCTTCACCGAGCTGGGACACGTGCACGCGCACATGCTCCAGTTCTCCGGGGCGATCTGGTACCCGATGGTCTACGAGCTGCCGCAGGCCGCCAAGACCGCCTTCGGCAAGCAGAAGCGCGACCGGCAGTTCGACCGCACCTGGCGCTACATCGACGACCTGAAGGCCGACCACGTCTTCCCGATCGCCGGGCCGCCCTGCTTCCTCGACGACGAGCTGTGGCAGTTCAACGACATCCACGGCGACGAGGGGAACATCTTCCCCGACCAGTCGGTCTTCCTCTCCGAGTACGCCAAGGTCGGCGGCACCAACGGGGTGGTGCTGCTGCCGGGCAGCGTCGCCGAGGTCACCACGGAGAGCTGCGAGACGACCCACCCGGTGCCGGTCGACGAGTTCTTCGCCAACAAGGTCGCCCACCTGGAGGAGATGCGGGAGCGCAAGCGCCCGGTCATCGAGGCGGAGAAGGCGTCCTGGCGGCACCCGGAGATCGACGTCCTGAAGGAGATGAAGCGCCGCGTCGAGCCGCTGCTGGAGGAGTCGGTCTACCTGGCCAAGGGCGTCGGCGGCCCGGTCCGTTTCGACCTGGTCGGCTACGACGGCGAGTCCGTCGAGTCCATCGTGGTGGACTTCCCGGGCAAGGAGGTGCGGCCGTACGCGGACGAGAAGGTGCGGTACCGGTTCCGTACCGAGCGTGCCCTCATCGAGCACCTGCTGCACATCGGCGAGGTGGACTGGGTCAACTCGCTCTTCCTCTCCTGCCGTTTCTCGGCCGCCCGGATCGGCCAGTACAACGAGTTCGTCTACTCGTTCTTCAAGTGCCTCTCCCGGGAGCGCCAGCAGTACGCCGAGGGCTGGTACGACGAGCACGAGCGCACCAGCGACGCCGAGGACGTCACCCTCGGCGACTGGGTGGTGCAGCGCCGCTGCCCGCACCTGAAGGCGGACCTGACCCGGTTCGGCGTGGTCGAGGGCGACCAGCTCACCTGCCAGTTGCACGGCTGGAAGTTCGACCTCGCCAGCGGCCGCTGCCTGACCAGCGTCGGCCACAAGATCCGCGCCCACCGCGCGGACGCCCCGGCCACTCCCGCCTGA
- a CDS encoding DUF2631 domain-containing protein yields MAGSEPVTSPDQHKPGYRKAGQIGAVLTALAMLAMICGNHEGRVEDIFLIVGAALLLLIVIGDVVLRRNGLRS; encoded by the coding sequence GTGGCAGGAAGCGAGCCGGTAACGTCGCCAGACCAGCACAAGCCGGGGTACCGCAAGGCCGGTCAGATCGGCGCGGTCCTCACCGCGCTGGCGATGCTGGCGATGATCTGCGGCAACCACGAGGGCAGGGTCGAGGACATCTTCCTGATCGTCGGTGCGGCGTTGCTGCTGCTGATCGTCATCGGCGACGTGGTGTTGCGCCGCAACGGCCTGCGGTCCTGA
- a CDS encoding cell division protein DivIVA, producing MGPPDRLGPPDRMGPPDRMGPPDRMGPPDRLGPPDRMGPPDRLGPPDRMGPPDRLGPPDRMGPPDRMGPPDPMGPPDRMGPPMRDERGRPVPPPLPPRPMPAQPNPGDRYGRYEEQTGAFPGGYDAPREDYDAPPRSHAAPPPGHGGPPPRGLPAGPGGGYGPDDRFDGFEAGRRGRADMTAEIRMPERDLRRGPAGPPPGMPPALPAQPASGPPMGGPPPMAGPPGSDLHRVDQIRRGFQVRRFGSGYDPDQVDRFFDSLLGGMSGRGPMPVNPKDLDSMRFPLVPGGYFEAEVDAALKDVQDILLGR from the coding sequence ATGGGTCCCCCCGACCGTCTGGGTCCGCCGGATCGCATGGGCCCGCCGGACCGGATGGGCCCGCCGGATCGCATGGGTCCCCCCGACCGCTTGGGGCCGCCGGACCGGATGGGTCCCCCCGACCGTCTGGGCCCGCCGGACCGTATGGGGCCGCCAGACCGTCTGGGTCCGCCGGATCGCATGGGCCCGCCGGACCGGATGGGCCCGCCCGACCCGATGGGGCCGCCGGACCGGATGGGGCCGCCGATGCGTGACGAGCGCGGCCGGCCCGTTCCACCGCCGCTGCCGCCCCGGCCGATGCCCGCGCAGCCCAACCCGGGCGACCGGTACGGCCGGTACGAGGAACAGACCGGCGCCTTCCCCGGCGGCTACGACGCGCCCCGGGAGGACTATGACGCGCCGCCACGCAGTCATGCCGCGCCCCCGCCCGGCCACGGTGGTCCGCCGCCCCGTGGTCTTCCCGCCGGCCCAGGCGGCGGGTACGGGCCGGACGACCGGTTCGACGGGTTCGAGGCGGGCCGGCGTGGCCGGGCGGACATGACGGCCGAGATCCGCATGCCCGAGCGGGACCTACGACGTGGCCCGGCCGGTCCGCCGCCCGGGATGCCCCCGGCGTTGCCGGCCCAACCGGCCAGTGGCCCCCCGATGGGCGGCCCTCCGCCGATGGCCGGCCCGCCCGGGAGTGACCTCCACCGGGTGGACCAGATCCGGCGCGGATTCCAGGTGCGGCGGTTCGGCAGCGGGTACGACCCGGATCAGGTGGACCGGTTCTTCGACAGCCTGCTCGGCGGCATGTCGGGGCGGGGCCCGATGCCGGTCAACCCGAAGGACCTCGACAGCATGCGCTTCCCGCTCGTTCCGGGCGGCTACTTCGAGGCGGAGGTCGACGCGGCGCTGAAGGACGTCCAGGACATCCTGCTCGGCCGCTGA
- the rlmN gene encoding 23S rRNA (adenine(2503)-C(2))-methyltransferase RlmN, translating into MTSLPMIPVDPDAAAARRASLPPRHLADLDLEGRKALVAELGEPAFRARQISTHYFGRLVRDPARMTDLPAATRERLADDLLPKLLTPVRELACDDGATRKALWRLHDGSLVESVLMGYQDRVTVCISSQAGCGMACPFCATGQAGLTRNLSTAEIVDQAVYLAGVAASGVVSGSPARLSHVVFMGMGEPLANYSRVVAAIRRLTAPAPEGLGLSQRHITVSTVGLVPAIRRLASEDLSVTLALSLHAPDDELRDELVPVNQRWKVAEVLDAAWDYAARTGRRVSIEYAMIRDVNDQPWRADLLGRLLAGRLAHVNLIPLNPTPGSRWDASPKPVEREFVRRLREAGVSTTVRDTRGREIDGACGQLAAAEGEQDGATA; encoded by the coding sequence ATGACGAGCCTGCCCATGATCCCGGTCGATCCGGACGCCGCCGCTGCCCGACGGGCCTCGCTGCCCCCACGCCACCTCGCCGACCTCGACCTCGAAGGCCGGAAGGCCCTCGTCGCCGAGCTGGGGGAGCCCGCCTTCCGGGCGCGGCAGATCTCCACCCACTACTTCGGGCGGCTGGTTCGGGACCCGGCGCGGATGACGGACCTGCCCGCGGCCACCCGGGAGCGGCTGGCCGACGACCTGCTGCCGAAACTGCTCACCCCGGTCCGTGAGCTGGCCTGCGACGACGGGGCCACCCGCAAGGCGCTCTGGCGGCTGCACGACGGTTCCCTGGTCGAGAGCGTCCTGATGGGTTACCAGGACCGGGTCACGGTCTGCATCTCCAGCCAGGCCGGCTGCGGCATGGCCTGCCCGTTCTGCGCGACCGGCCAGGCCGGCCTCACCCGGAACCTCTCCACCGCGGAGATTGTCGACCAGGCCGTCTACCTCGCCGGGGTGGCCGCCTCCGGGGTGGTCTCCGGCTCACCGGCCCGGCTGTCGCACGTGGTGTTCATGGGCATGGGCGAGCCGCTGGCGAACTACTCCCGGGTGGTCGCGGCGATCCGCCGGCTGACCGCGCCGGCCCCGGAGGGCCTGGGACTGTCGCAACGGCACATCACCGTGTCCACGGTCGGCCTGGTGCCCGCCATCCGCCGTCTGGCCAGCGAAGACCTCTCGGTGACCCTTGCGCTCTCCCTGCACGCGCCCGATGATGAGCTTCGCGACGAGCTCGTGCCGGTCAACCAGCGCTGGAAGGTCGCCGAGGTGCTGGACGCCGCGTGGGACTACGCGGCCCGGACGGGGCGCCGGGTGTCGATCGAGTACGCGATGATCAGGGACGTCAACGACCAACCCTGGCGGGCGGATCTGCTCGGCCGGTTGCTGGCCGGCAGGTTGGCGCACGTGAACCTCATCCCGCTCAACCCGACCCCCGGCAGCCGGTGGGACGCCAGCCCCAAGCCGGTCGAGCGGGAGTTCGTCCGGAGGCTGCGCGAGGCCGGGGTCTCCACCACCGTGCGCGACACGCGTGGGCGTGAGATCGACGGCGCGTGTGGGCAGTTGGCCGCAGCCGAGGGGGAGCAGGACGGGGCGACGGCGTGA
- a CDS encoding phosphatidate cytidylyltransferase, with the protein MSHLDSYGSIEPRGRDRAARPALPWPEHDLGPGSQVRQAYADQPVVTWTPEEYDEARTDDQPTLVPGHPDFDRAWSTGPVPTTGGPDPHHPAGAAGPDPYPGPEGDPYAEPADPGPDPEPGTAPDPSAYDPVRPAGTAEPAPERPPGRWRGRRRPIRGGGSAAAHGRSSRAGRNLPAAIAVGLALGALILVPLFTVIEAFLGVLAVAVAVGMWEMGRAVRRADARPPMVPLIAGGVLTVGLAWWSGPDALMLGLLVTLAATLVWRLAEGKAGLGRDMTAATLIAVYVPFLAGFAALLAAVPDDGHLRVLVTLVAVVLSDTGGYAAGANFGKRKMAPTISPSKSWEGFYGSVGAAALGSALLIWLLFDVAPWWGALFGAAVSVAAVLGDLAESMIKRDLGIKDMSNLLPGHGGLMDRLDSILFAVPTAYLLLAVFAPVVS; encoded by the coding sequence ATGTCCCACCTCGACTCCTACGGCAGCATCGAGCCCCGCGGCAGGGACCGCGCGGCCCGTCCCGCCCTTCCGTGGCCGGAGCACGACCTGGGGCCCGGTAGCCAGGTCCGGCAGGCGTACGCCGACCAGCCCGTCGTGACCTGGACCCCCGAGGAGTACGACGAGGCGCGGACGGACGACCAGCCCACCCTCGTCCCCGGCCACCCGGACTTCGACCGGGCCTGGTCGACCGGGCCGGTGCCGACGACCGGTGGCCCCGACCCGCACCACCCGGCCGGGGCGGCCGGACCCGACCCGTACCCCGGGCCGGAGGGCGACCCGTACGCGGAGCCGGCTGACCCGGGACCGGACCCGGAGCCCGGGACCGCGCCGGACCCGTCGGCGTACGACCCGGTCCGTCCTGCCGGGACGGCGGAGCCCGCGCCGGAGCGTCCCCCGGGCCGCTGGCGTGGCCGGCGACGCCCGATCCGGGGCGGTGGCTCCGCCGCCGCACACGGCCGGTCCAGCCGGGCCGGCCGAAACCTGCCCGCCGCCATCGCGGTGGGACTCGCGCTCGGCGCGCTGATCCTGGTGCCGCTCTTCACGGTCATCGAGGCGTTCCTCGGCGTGCTGGCGGTGGCGGTGGCGGTCGGCATGTGGGAGATGGGCCGGGCGGTACGCCGTGCCGACGCCCGCCCGCCGATGGTCCCGCTGATCGCCGGTGGCGTGCTCACCGTCGGACTGGCCTGGTGGTCCGGGCCGGACGCGCTGATGCTGGGACTGCTGGTCACCCTGGCGGCGACGCTGGTGTGGCGGCTCGCCGAGGGCAAGGCCGGCCTGGGCCGCGACATGACCGCGGCCACCCTGATCGCCGTCTACGTGCCGTTCCTCGCCGGGTTCGCCGCGCTGCTCGCCGCCGTTCCCGACGACGGACATCTCCGGGTCCTGGTCACCCTGGTCGCGGTGGTCCTCTCCGATACCGGTGGCTACGCCGCCGGCGCCAACTTCGGCAAGCGCAAGATGGCCCCCACGATCAGCCCGAGCAAGTCCTGGGAGGGCTTCTACGGCTCGGTTGGTGCGGCGGCGCTCGGCAGCGCCCTGCTGATCTGGCTGCTGTTCGACGTGGCGCCCTGGTGGGGAGCCCTGTTCGGGGCGGCCGTGTCGGTCGCGGCGGTCCTCGGTGACCTCGCCGAGTCGATGATCAAGCGTGATCTCGGCATCAAGGACATGAGCAACCTGCTCCCCGGTCACGGGGGCCTGATGGACCGGCTCGACTCGATCCTCTTCGCCGTGCCCACGGCGTACCTGCTGCTCGCGGTCTTCGCGCCGGTGGTGAGCTGA
- the frr gene encoding ribosome recycling factor: protein MIDDTLLEAEEKMERAVEHAKEEFGAIRTGRATPNMFSKVIIDYYGTPTPLTQMASVAVPEPRMAIIKPYDNSQLGAMEKAIRDSDLGVNPNNEGNQLRILLPQMTEERRRDMIKVARQKGEEAKVAIRNVRRRGKEELDRIVKDGEAGEDDGRRAEKELDDLTQRYVATVDELVKHKETELLEV from the coding sequence GTGATCGACGACACCCTCCTCGAGGCCGAGGAGAAGATGGAGCGTGCGGTCGAGCACGCCAAGGAGGAGTTCGGCGCGATCCGCACCGGGCGGGCCACTCCGAACATGTTCTCCAAGGTCATCATCGACTACTACGGCACCCCCACGCCGCTGACCCAGATGGCCTCGGTCGCGGTCCCCGAGCCGCGGATGGCGATCATCAAGCCGTACGACAACTCGCAGCTCGGCGCGATGGAGAAGGCGATCCGGGACTCCGACCTGGGCGTCAACCCCAACAACGAGGGCAACCAGCTGCGCATCCTGCTCCCGCAGATGACCGAGGAGCGCCGGCGCGACATGATCAAGGTCGCCCGGCAGAAGGGTGAGGAAGCCAAGGTGGCGATCCGCAACGTGCGCCGCCGGGGCAAGGAGGAGCTGGACCGCATCGTCAAGGACGGCGAGGCCGGCGAGGACGACGGTCGCCGCGCCGAGAAGGAACTCGACGACCTCACCCAGCGGTACGTCGCCACCGTCGACGAGCTGGTCAAGCACAAGGAAACCGAGCTGCTCGAGGTCTGA
- the pyrH gene encoding UMP kinase, whose translation MTQVVSDRTRAADDPTAPPPGRARRVVLKLSGEVFGGGAIGVDPDVVQAIARQIATVVRRGVQVSVVIGGGNFFRGAELQKRGMDRARADYMGMLGTVMNCLALQDFLEKEGIETRVQSAITMAQVAEPYIPLRAIRHLEKGRVVIFGAGAGMPYFSTDTVAAQRALEIRADVVLMSKNGVDGVYTADPNLDPTASKIDSITFSEALRRNLRVADAAAFSLCMENGLPMLVFGAQGEDTIIRAVAGDRIGTLITA comes from the coding sequence ATGACGCAGGTTGTGAGTGATCGGACCCGGGCGGCGGACGATCCGACGGCACCGCCACCCGGCCGGGCCCGGCGGGTCGTGCTCAAGCTCTCCGGTGAGGTCTTCGGCGGCGGCGCGATCGGCGTCGACCCGGATGTCGTGCAGGCCATCGCCCGGCAGATCGCCACCGTGGTCCGCCGCGGCGTGCAGGTCTCCGTGGTGATCGGTGGCGGTAACTTCTTCCGGGGCGCGGAGTTGCAGAAGCGTGGCATGGACCGTGCCCGCGCCGACTACATGGGCATGCTGGGCACCGTGATGAACTGCCTGGCACTGCAGGACTTCCTGGAGAAGGAGGGCATCGAGACGCGGGTGCAGTCCGCGATCACGATGGCCCAGGTCGCCGAGCCGTACATTCCGTTGCGCGCGATCCGGCACCTGGAGAAGGGCCGGGTGGTCATCTTCGGCGCCGGCGCGGGCATGCCGTACTTCTCCACCGACACGGTGGCCGCCCAGCGGGCCCTGGAGATCCGCGCCGACGTGGTGCTGATGAGCAAGAACGGCGTGGACGGCGTCTACACCGCCGACCCGAACCTCGACCCCACCGCCAGCAAGATCGACTCGATCACCTTCTCCGAGGCGCTGCGCCGCAACCTCCGGGTGGCCGACGCCGCCGCGTTCAGCCTCTGCATGGAGAACGGTCTGCCGATGCTGGTCTTCGGCGCCCAGGGTGAGGACACCATCATCCGTGCGGTGGCCGGCGACCGGATCGGCACGCTGATCACCGCCTGA
- the tsf gene encoding translation elongation factor Ts yields MSNFTAADVKKLRDLTGAGMMDSKKALTEAEGDFDKAIEILRVKGAKDVGKRAGRTAANGLVAHSGKALLELNCETDFVAKNDAFIALAQQLVEHGERSDAATAEELLASTIDGKSVADLVQEQSAKIGEKLVLNRFAKVDGTTAVYLHRKSQDLPPAVGVLVEYTGKSDEAADSDARAIAMQIAAMRPKYLTRDEVPADVVESERRIAEQTAREENKPEAALPKIVEGRVNAFFKDYVLVEQASVADNKKTVKQVLAEAGIEVTRFLRFEVGQA; encoded by the coding sequence ATGTCCAACTTCACCGCCGCGGACGTCAAGAAGCTCCGCGACCTCACCGGCGCCGGCATGATGGACTCCAAGAAGGCGCTGACCGAGGCCGAGGGCGACTTCGACAAGGCCATCGAGATCCTGCGTGTCAAGGGTGCCAAGGACGTCGGCAAGCGGGCCGGTCGGACCGCCGCCAACGGCCTGGTCGCGCACTCCGGCAAGGCACTGCTGGAGCTCAACTGCGAGACCGACTTCGTCGCCAAGAACGACGCCTTCATCGCCCTGGCCCAGCAGCTCGTCGAGCACGGCGAGCGCAGCGACGCCGCCACCGCCGAGGAGCTGCTGGCGAGCACCATCGACGGCAAGAGCGTCGCCGACCTGGTCCAGGAGCAGTCCGCCAAGATCGGTGAGAAGCTGGTGCTGAACCGCTTCGCCAAGGTCGACGGCACCACCGCCGTCTACCTGCACCGCAAGAGCCAGGACCTGCCGCCCGCCGTCGGCGTGCTGGTGGAGTACACCGGCAAGAGCGACGAGGCGGCCGACTCGGACGCCCGGGCCATCGCCATGCAGATCGCCGCGATGCGGCCGAAGTACCTCACCCGCGACGAGGTCCCGGCCGACGTGGTGGAGTCCGAGCGGCGGATCGCCGAGCAGACCGCCCGCGAGGAGAACAAGCCCGAGGCGGCGCTGCCGAAGATCGTCGAGGGTCGGGTGAACGCCTTCTTCAAGGACTACGTCCTGGTCGAGCAGGCGTCGGTCGCCGACAACAAGAAGACGGTCAAGCAGGTGCTGGCCGAGGCCGGCATCGAGGTGACCCGCTTCCTGCGGTTCGAGGTCGGCCAGGCCTGA
- the rpsB gene encoding 30S ribosomal protein S2 has protein sequence MAVVTMRQLLESGVHFGHQTRRWNPKMKRFIMTERNGIYIIDLRQTLDYIEKAYDFVRNTVAEGGSILFVGTKKQAQEAIAEQATRVGQPYVNHRWLGGMLTNFQTVYKRLQRMKELEALGDLSGTAAGYTKKETLQLSREKIKLTRTLGGLRDMQKLPAAIWVVDTKKEHIAVDEARKLNIPVIAVLDTNCDPDEVDFPIPGNDDAIRSAELLTKVVAAAVADGLIARSGRRRGADEKPEAGTVGADEPLPEWERELLEEPKKADEEQPAAPAAEQPAAAAAE, from the coding sequence ATGGCCGTCGTGACCATGCGTCAGCTGCTGGAAAGCGGTGTCCACTTCGGGCACCAGACCCGGCGCTGGAACCCGAAGATGAAGCGCTTCATCATGACCGAGCGCAACGGCATCTACATCATCGACCTGCGCCAGACCCTCGACTACATCGAGAAGGCGTACGACTTCGTGCGCAACACCGTCGCCGAGGGCGGCAGCATTCTCTTCGTCGGCACCAAGAAGCAGGCCCAGGAGGCCATCGCCGAGCAGGCGACCCGGGTCGGTCAGCCGTACGTCAACCACCGCTGGCTGGGTGGCATGCTGACCAACTTCCAGACGGTGTACAAGCGGCTCCAGCGGATGAAGGAGCTGGAGGCCCTCGGCGACCTCAGCGGCACCGCCGCCGGCTACACCAAGAAGGAGACCCTCCAGCTCTCCCGCGAGAAGATCAAGCTGACCCGCACCCTCGGTGGCCTGCGGGACATGCAGAAGCTCCCGGCCGCGATCTGGGTGGTCGACACCAAGAAGGAGCACATCGCGGTCGACGAGGCGCGGAAGCTGAACATCCCGGTCATCGCGGTCCTCGACACCAACTGCGACCCGGACGAGGTCGACTTCCCGATCCCGGGCAACGACGACGCGATCCGCTCGGCCGAGCTGCTGACCAAGGTCGTGGCCGCCGCCGTCGCCGACGGCCTGATCGCCCGTTCCGGCCGGCGTCGCGGCGCCGACGAGAAGCCCGAGGCGGGCACCGTCGGCGCCGACGAGCCGCTGCCCGAGTGGGAGCGTGAGCTGCTCGAGGAGCCGAAGAAGGCCGACGAGGAGCAGCCGGCAGCGCCTGCCGCGGAGCAGCCGGCGGCCGCCGCCGCGGAGTGA
- a CDS encoding YraN family protein, producing the protein MTRRSQAVGAYGERCAVRHLIGTGLRPVARNWRCPEGEIDIIAWDGDVLAFCEVKTRRDGSFGSPAEAVVPTKARRLRGLAVRWLAETGTRADDLRFDVVSVRLSAAGAARVEHLKGAF; encoded by the coding sequence ATGACGAGACGAAGCCAGGCGGTCGGCGCGTACGGCGAACGGTGCGCCGTCCGACACCTGATCGGGACGGGGCTGCGCCCGGTCGCCCGTAACTGGCGCTGCCCGGAGGGCGAGATCGACATCATCGCCTGGGACGGCGACGTCCTCGCCTTCTGCGAGGTCAAGACCCGCCGCGACGGCAGCTTCGGCAGTCCCGCCGAGGCCGTCGTCCCGACCAAGGCCCGCCGGCTGCGGGGGCTCGCCGTGCGGTGGCTGGCCGAGACCGGGACCCGCGCGGACGACCTGCGCTTCGACGTGGTGTCGGTGCGCCTCTCCGCCGCCGGGGCCGCCCGCGTCGAGCACCTCAAGGGTGCGTTCTGA
- a CDS encoding YifB family Mg chelatase-like AAA ATPase codes for MSYARVLCVGLVGMTGHLVEVEADLAPGLPALAISGLPDTALHEARDRVRAAIVNSGETWPNRRITLNLLPATLPKFGSAFDLAIAAALLGSAGQLPLLPLEGVVLLGELGLDGAVRPVRGVLPMVAAAARAGVSRAIVPVQNAAEAAVVPGVRVRAADSLHRLVAFVRDGTPLAEPPPAAATTTATGPDLADVAGQGYARRALEVTAAGGHHLALLGPPGTGKTMLAERLPSILPALDDEAALEVTALHSIAGLLPPGGELLRRPPFQAPHHTATVPALIGGGPGLARPGAVSLAHRGVLFLDEAPEFTRSALEALRQPLEDGHVHLARARGAAEYPARIQLVLAANPCPCARPVGDIACECSPLARRRYLGRLSGPLRDRIDVQVTVPPLRAAQLMGTGEVAEPSAVVAARVAAARSAAAERWAAVGHRLNAELPGPVLRRPPFRLPAGDTAELRRRLDTGSLSARGFDRIIRLAWSIADLDGRARPDRDDVWEAIGLRTGEEA; via the coding sequence GTGAGCTACGCCAGGGTGCTCTGCGTCGGCCTGGTCGGGATGACCGGGCACCTGGTGGAGGTGGAGGCCGACCTGGCGCCGGGACTACCCGCCCTCGCGATCAGCGGACTGCCGGACACCGCGCTGCACGAGGCCCGGGACCGGGTCCGGGCGGCGATCGTCAACTCCGGCGAGACCTGGCCCAACCGCCGCATCACCCTCAACCTGCTGCCGGCGACACTGCCGAAGTTCGGTTCGGCCTTCGACCTGGCCATCGCGGCGGCCCTGCTCGGCAGCGCGGGCCAGCTTCCGCTGCTGCCCCTGGAGGGGGTGGTGCTCCTCGGCGAGTTGGGGCTCGACGGGGCGGTGCGGCCGGTCCGGGGCGTCCTGCCGATGGTCGCCGCCGCGGCCCGCGCCGGGGTGAGCCGGGCGATCGTGCCGGTGCAGAACGCCGCCGAGGCCGCGGTGGTTCCCGGGGTGCGGGTCCGCGCGGCCGACAGCCTGCACCGGCTGGTGGCCTTCGTCCGGGACGGCACCCCGCTGGCCGAACCACCACCCGCCGCCGCGACCACCACCGCGACCGGTCCGGACCTCGCCGACGTGGCCGGGCAGGGATACGCCCGCCGGGCGTTGGAGGTGACCGCGGCGGGTGGTCACCACCTGGCGCTGCTCGGGCCACCCGGTACCGGCAAGACCATGCTCGCCGAGCGGCTCCCGTCGATCCTTCCGGCGCTGGACGACGAGGCCGCCCTGGAGGTCACCGCACTGCACTCGATCGCCGGTCTGCTGCCACCCGGCGGTGAGCTGCTGCGCCGGCCGCCGTTCCAGGCCCCGCACCACACCGCGACCGTGCCGGCTCTCATCGGGGGTGGTCCGGGACTGGCCCGGCCCGGCGCGGTCTCGCTGGCCCACCGGGGGGTCCTCTTCCTCGACGAGGCCCCGGAGTTCACCCGGAGCGCGCTGGAGGCCCTGCGGCAACCCCTGGAGGACGGACACGTCCACCTCGCCCGGGCCCGGGGCGCCGCCGAATACCCGGCGCGGATCCAGTTGGTGCTGGCGGCCAACCCCTGCCCCTGCGCGCGGCCGGTGGGGGACATCGCCTGCGAGTGCAGCCCGCTGGCCCGCCGTCGCTACCTCGGCCGCCTCTCCGGCCCGCTGCGGGACCGGATCGACGTCCAGGTGACGGTGCCGCCGTTGCGCGCCGCCCAGCTGATGGGGACGGGTGAGGTGGCCGAGCCGTCGGCGGTGGTGGCGGCCCGGGTCGCGGCGGCCCGTTCGGCGGCCGCCGAACGGTGGGCGGCGGTCGGTCACCGCCTCAACGCGGAGCTGCCCGGTCCGGTGCTGCGCCGCCCGCCGTTCCGGCTGCCCGCCGGGGACACCGCCGAGCTGCGCCGACGACTGGACACCGGATCGCTCTCCGCCCGGGGCTTCGACCGGATCATCCGACTGGCCTGGAGCATCGCCGACCTGGACGGCCGGGCCCGTCCGGACCGGGACGACGTGTGGGAGGCGATCGGCCTCCGGACGGGAGAAGAGGCATGA